In Penicillium psychrofluorescens genome assembly, chromosome: 5, a single window of DNA contains:
- a CDS encoding uncharacterized protein (ID:PFLUO_007973-T1.cds;~source:funannotate) encodes MSALTQDQIKVLEQSRQRLVQLTRSLGSLIASLNQSDPLPPWSSLQSQASIISNNLLGVSEQLSEHGDLLSALVAYPGPEYPGRTQSSTLEQLLRTKLDPRVEDWLSRGRVAGTHDPDSALHADQNSTAPKPLSETQLAELWEWAPLEANEEARRRNWGGNFTLEEREAGVQNVVTGLKRQLEDDEGSEGEEEEEEDEEEDEAEAEDEEMDIVGVHRKASGGLEFDIATHHAHALEPVVPLDEILRYMTTGRMP; translated from the exons ACCCAGGACCAGATCAAAGTCCTCGAGCAATCTCGCCAACGCCTCGTGCAGCTGACACGCTCCCTCGGATCCCTAATCGCCAGCCTGAACCAAAGTGATCCCCTTCCTCCGTG GTCCTCCCTCCAGTCCCAAGCTAGTATTATCTCTAAcaacctcctcggcgtctCCGAACAACTCTCCGAGCACGGCGACCTCCTTTCCGCACTAGTCGCCTACCCAGGGCCCGAGTACCCTGGCCGGACACAGTCCAGCACGCTCGAACAGCTCCTGCGCACAAAACTCGACCCACGCGTTGAGGACTGGCTGTCGCGCGGGCGTGTCGCAGGTACCCACGATCCAGACTCTGCTTTGCATGCAGACCAGAACTCGACTGCACCCAAACCACTTAGCGAGACCCAACTCGCGGAGCTGTGGGAGTGGGCGCCTCTGGAGGCGAATGAGGAAGCGCGCCGGAGGAATTGGGGTGGGAATTTCACGCTtgaagagcgcgaggccGGGGTGCAGAATGTTGTTACGGGGCTGAAGAGACAattggaggatgatgaaggctccgagggggaagaggaggaggaagaagacgaagaagaagacgaggccgaggctgaggacgaggagatggacaTTGTGGGTGTTCATCGCAAGGCTTCTGGGGGCCTGGAATTTGATATCGCCACACATCATGCGCATGCGCTGGAGCCGGTGGTGCCACTCGATGAGATCCTGAGGT